TTCGGCGACAAGTTACACAGGACAGATTTATTTTGAGAGACAAATGAGATTTCAGGTTTTTAAAAACGGCAAGGTCGTAGATAAATTCGCGCTGTGCGGAGCCTATATGTTCGGGAGCGACGGGATAGCCATTCGCCGGGCGCAGATCACATTCAAAGACGGGATAATCGAGTGTGAGAAGCCGTCCGGAGAAACAGCAGGGCTGGCGTTGTTATGGCCGATAGATGGTTTTGGGAGGGTACTTTTGCCGACGACCTTCCTGCCTGAAAGAGAGCAGCCATATAATTTGAATGTCGAGATAACACGCGCGAAGTTAATGCAAATCATTAACAAGCGGGAGGACTGGTCATTTTTCAATCAATTAGAGGATTTGACGGATTTCGCCAAAGAAGCGCAGGACTTATTTATCCAGGCGATTCAAAACATTTCCGACGCGCCGCTGGCAGCTGAATTAGCGGACAAATCCCTTGAGAAAGCCATAGTCTTATCCGAGAAGCTGGCTGGGAAACAAGCCGACACACTTTTTGAGGCGCGAAACAAGGGCCACGGCTTCGGCAAAGGGTGCTTCGGCTGTCAAGTAGACACCAGAGAGATTAGCAATCCCAAGTATCTTGAGAAGCTGCTCAAATTATTCGGTTCTGCAATAATACCTATAAACTGGGCCCAGATAGAGTCTCATAAAGGCACTTACGATTTTTCAACGGTTGATGCATGCGTTGAAGCACTTAGTAAAAAGAAACTTGCAATCGGTGCTGGACCGTTACTTTGCTTTTCGAAGGGATATTTGCCCAAGTGGCTGCTGCGGAGCGGAGCGGAGTTTGAAAAGATTCGCGAAGCTGCGTATCAATTCGTTTTAAGTATGGCTACTCGATACTCAGGCAGTATTCACGCGTGGCGAGTTATAAGCGGTCTTAACGTATTTAATCACTTCGGGTTCAGCTTCGAGCAGGTTTTGGAAATGACGCGAGCGGCCAATATGGCCGTAAAACAAGGCAGCGACAGGGCCCTGAGGATAATAGAAATCAGCAATCTGTGGGGCGAATATTATGCAACAACACCTAATACCATTCCGCCATTGGTGTATGTTGATATGGTAGTTCAGGGCGGGATTAGTTTTGACGCGTTCGGGCTGACTATGCCGTTCGGCAAGAACCAGGCCGGTATGCAGATTAGAGATATGATGCAGATATCGGCAGGATTGGATTACTTTGCGTTCGTAGCCAAGCCCTTATGTATAATCAATGTGGAGGTTCCGAGCCAGGACGGCAGCGGATTATATGATAGCGAGGTTGCCGGGGTATGGCACGAGAAGTGGGACCAATCACGGCAGGGACAATGGATTGAGCAATTCTATAAGATAACCCTTAGCAAACCATTTGTCGACATGGTAGGATATTCGAACCTTGCCGATACAGATGACAGCACTATAGCCAACAGCGGTTTGTTGACGGCCGAGCTCGAACCCAAGGAATCGTTTCAGACCCTGAATAAGCTTCGCAGCGCTATTTTCAGAATGTAGGTAAAAGGTGAGTTGAAAATTAACCGTGACAACCGATAGTTTTATCCAACGAGCCGATACGCTGCAGAACAAGATTCAATCATTTGCGTTCTGTTTAGCATTAAGCGCAGCTGTTTTAATATCTGTTTG
This Phycisphaerae bacterium DNA region includes the following protein-coding sequences:
- a CDS encoding endo-1,4-beta-xylanase, producing the protein MRFQVFKNGKVVDKFALCGAYMFGSDGIAIRRAQITFKDGIIECEKPSGETAGLALLWPIDGFGRVLLPTTFLPEREQPYNLNVEITRAKLMQIINKREDWSFFNQLEDLTDFAKEAQDLFIQAIQNISDAPLAAELADKSLEKAIVLSEKLAGKQADTLFEARNKGHGFGKGCFGCQVDTREISNPKYLEKLLKLFGSAIIPINWAQIESHKGTYDFSTVDACVEALSKKKLAIGAGPLLCFSKGYLPKWLLRSGAEFEKIREAAYQFVLSMATRYSGSIHAWRVISGLNVFNHFGFSFEQVLEMTRAANMAVKQGSDRALRIIEISNLWGEYYATTPNTIPPLVYVDMVVQGGISFDAFGLTMPFGKNQAGMQIRDMMQISAGLDYFAFVAKPLCIINVEVPSQDGSGLYDSEVAGVWHEKWDQSRQGQWIEQFYKITLSKPFVDMVGYSNLADTDDSTIANSGLLTAELEPKESFQTLNKLRSAIFRM